AGCCGCTGCTCGGCCGGCCGGCCGTCGTGCGCTCACGCCTCGACAAGAGCGGCAACGGGACTCACGTCGATCCCGCCGTCCTCGACGGCCTGGTGGCCGAGGGGCTGGTCGAGCGCAGCTTCGTCCTCATGTGCCGCGAGAGCGGCCAGGTCGTCGGCATCGGCAAAGATGCCGCGGAGGTGCAGGCGGCGATGCAGTTAGCGATCCGCTGTCCGCACTGCCGGCGGCCCCTCGGCGACGAGAGCCAGGACGTCGTCTACAGCCTCAGCACGCCCGGCGAGGAGTTCATCAGGAGCACCCGTTGGATGCGCGACGCGCTGGAATCGTCACTCCGGAAGCGGCACTGCGAGGCGGTGCTTCTCGACGGGGCCGCGGACGGCCGTCTCGACGGGGCGGCCTGTTACAAGGACGCGGTGTTGCTGTTTCGCCTGAAAGACGGCGCCGCGGCCGACGACGACGTGCGGATGCTGCTGCAGGCGTCGGCGGAGTTTGCGCATGTCGCGCCCGGGGTCCCGACCCGCAGCGCGATCGTGACGACGCAACCGGCGGCTCCCGCCGCCGGCGGCAACGGGAATCCACCGTGTGTCGTGCTGGATGCGTCGCGCCTGGACGAGGGCTTGGACCGGCTGCTCGAGGATGTGAAACGCGAGGCCTTTGCGCGGCTGACCGGGACGATGCTGCAATTCGCCCGGCCGGATCCGGGCACGCTGTTGTCGCGGACGCCCGCCTAAGACCGATCCGTCTCAGTTGTCGCTGGGGCGCCCCGGCGCGAATGTCTCTTCGGCGCGGCGGGCCTGGCCGATCGACACGGCCAGTTGCGCGGCCAATTGACCGAGGGATTTTCGCCACTTCTGATCGGGCTTCGTCGAACGGCGGCAGAACACATGAAGGGCGCCGAGCAGGCGCCCGTCGTCGATCAACGGCCACGAGTACTTGGACTTGAATCCATCGCGCCGATCCTGCGGCGGGTGAGTCACGACGAAAGGATCCCGCGCCAGGGCCACGGCACCCTCCCCGCCGCCCGCGGAATCGAGCACGAAAGTGTGAAGCCCGAACTCGGTGCCGAACGCCGGCATCGTGGCGTACCGATCGAACAGGAGCACGCAGGCCGAGTCCACCCCAAACCGCTGCAGCGCCGCGCCCAGGACCATCGTGAGGTCCATGCGAAGATCCAGCGTTCCCGTAATGAGGTCATGGATCTCGCGGAGCGCCTGCTCGTTCGTTTTCCGGCGTGGCACGGCAGTTACCCCCCGGTCGTGATGTCCTCCTAAGGGTAGTGCCCGCCCCGATCCGGCAAAAGAGTGTTGCCATCGTTCCGCGCGCGTAAGTTTTGTCGCGAGAAAAACCTGACGATTCGGGGTGCTGGCACATCGCCGTGCCCGCCGGACCCTTGCCGCCTAAAGACTGTGGAAGAAAACGAAACTTCACTGTAATTTTTCCCGCGGCGCCGGGGAGGTTACAGCGGCCTCCGGGGCCATCGGCCGCTGCCCCGAGGACTGCGCTTCAGTGACTCAGGTTTGCGCTGTCTTCCTCGGACACGAAGACAACCCGCAGGAGTTCCTCCACGGTCGTGACACCCTCGAGCACTTTCTGCACGCCGTCCTGCCACATAAGCCGCATCCCCTTCTCCTGCGCGGCCTCCCGGATCTGATCCGCGGAGGCCCCGCCGAGCACCGCCGCGCGGAGGCGGTCGTTCATCACCAGCAACTCGAATACTCCGATTCGTCCCCGATAGCCGGTCCCGTGGCAGTGATCGCACCCGCGGGCGCGGTGCAAGCTCAACCTCGTGTGCTGCGCCGGGTCCAGCCCCAGCCGGCGCAACGCCTCCGTCGGCGGGGTATACGCCTCCTTGCAGTGCGGGCAGATCACGCGCACCAGCCGCTGGGCCAACACGCCGATCAGCGAGGCCGTGACAAGAAACGGCTCCACGCCCATGTCCGCCAGGCGCGTCGTGGCGCCC
This is a stretch of genomic DNA from bacterium. It encodes these proteins:
- a CDS encoding GAF domain-containing protein translates to MPRRKTNEQALREIHDLITGTLDLRMDLTMVLGAALQRFGVDSACVLLFDRYATMPAFGTEFGLHTFVLDSAGGGEGAVALARDPFVVTHPPQDRRDGFKSKYSWPLIDDGRLLGALHVFCRRSTKPDQKWRKSLGQLAAQLAVSIGQARRAEETFAPGRPSDN